In Desulfovibrio inopinatus DSM 10711, the following are encoded in one genomic region:
- the pabB gene encoding aminodeoxychorismate synthase component I gives MMHSPFALFHSAALDGGWSRSYSSPVDWAFATSIGQVRSVVEMAEQAIDTGRHAVLMMSYEAAPAFDPCLRVGQIDEFPLAFAAVFEHPDTVMVPFNSVEYSQPSFAFRPLVEQTDYNRALEVVRHHIEQGDTYQVNLTFPLESDFSGDPLECFHYMFRGQNPGFGVYLDMGQYVVSSLSPELFFQKRNDLIMARPMKGTARRGRFPVEDERLAAELGRCPKNQAENVMIVDLLRNDLGKIAVPGSVHVDRLFHVERYPTVHQMTSTITAMLRSEVTLWDTLAGLFPCGSVTGAPKVSTMDIIRQLETYPRRVYCGAIGWLAPQGEAVFNVPIRTLIHDTEKKSVRLHVGSGIVWDSSAADEYEECLIKMRFVNRSLPEFSLLESLLLEHSHFFLLHAHLDRLKASARFFDIPVEMDRVHHHLERLAGRLGRARYKVRLTVSQSGHIDIGSVPLCAQPRTVRSVTIHDVPVDPDDVFLFHKTTRRHIYREAAEAHPDYDDVLLVNTRGQITESCIANIVVQKRGRLFTPPQGDGLLAGTLRNHLVAKKIVVEQSLFPDDLMTADRLFLVNSVRRFMPIVLHYDV, from the coding sequence TGGTGGATGGTCACGATCGTATTCTTCTCCTGTTGATTGGGCTTTTGCCACGTCGATAGGACAGGTTCGCTCAGTGGTTGAAATGGCTGAGCAAGCAATCGACACGGGGCGACATGCTGTGCTTATGATGTCCTATGAAGCTGCGCCAGCCTTCGATCCTTGTCTTCGTGTCGGGCAAATTGATGAGTTTCCTTTAGCCTTTGCTGCGGTTTTCGAGCATCCCGATACCGTGATGGTTCCTTTCAATTCTGTCGAATATTCCCAGCCTTCTTTTGCTTTCCGTCCTCTTGTCGAACAGACTGATTACAATCGAGCTTTGGAAGTGGTTCGTCATCATATTGAACAAGGAGACACATACCAGGTCAACCTGACCTTTCCCTTGGAAAGTGATTTTAGCGGTGATCCGCTAGAATGTTTTCACTACATGTTTCGCGGACAGAATCCTGGGTTCGGGGTCTATCTCGATATGGGACAATATGTTGTTTCGTCCTTGTCGCCGGAGCTTTTTTTTCAGAAACGCAATGATCTCATCATGGCCCGTCCCATGAAAGGAACAGCCCGGCGAGGACGTTTTCCCGTCGAGGATGAGCGTCTTGCTGCGGAACTCGGTCGGTGCCCTAAGAATCAGGCCGAGAACGTCATGATTGTTGACCTGTTACGAAACGATTTGGGCAAAATTGCCGTCCCGGGCTCGGTACATGTCGATAGGCTTTTTCATGTAGAACGGTATCCTACGGTACATCAGATGACATCAACCATCACGGCCATGTTGAGATCTGAGGTCACGCTTTGGGATACTCTGGCTGGCCTCTTTCCGTGTGGTTCGGTTACAGGCGCACCTAAAGTCAGTACGATGGATATAATTCGTCAACTTGAAACCTATCCTCGTCGTGTATATTGCGGGGCAATAGGTTGGCTTGCACCACAGGGTGAGGCTGTCTTCAATGTCCCCATTCGTACTTTGATTCATGACACGGAAAAGAAGTCTGTCCGGCTTCATGTCGGAAGTGGTATTGTCTGGGATTCTTCGGCTGCAGACGAATATGAAGAATGTCTCATCAAGATGCGCTTCGTGAACAGATCCCTCCCAGAATTTTCCCTTCTTGAAAGTCTCCTTTTGGAACATAGTCATTTCTTTCTGTTGCATGCGCATCTTGATCGGCTCAAGGCATCGGCCCGATTTTTCGATATTCCTGTTGAAATGGATCGGGTTCACCATCACCTTGAGCGACTTGCCGGGCGGCTGGGACGGGCTCGGTATAAAGTTCGCCTGACGGTTTCCCAGTCAGGACATATTGATATCGGTTCTGTCCCACTCTGTGCCCAACCTCGTACGGTCCGAAGTGTGACTATTCATGACGTGCCGGTTGATCCGGACGATGTGTTTCTTTTTCATAAGACCACCCGGCGTCACATCTATCGCGAGGCCGCCGAAGCGCATCCTGATTACGATGACGTTCTTCTCGTCAATACTCGTGGCCAGATTACCGAATCGTGTATAGCGAATATTGTTGTCCAAAAACGAGGTCGTTTGTTTACCCCGCCTCAAGGTGACGGGCTGTTGGCCGGAACCTTGAGGAATCATCTTGTCGCGAAAAAGATTGTCGTCGAACAATCGCTTTTTCCCGATGACCTCATGACCGCCGATCGTCTATTTCTCGTCAATTCCGTGCGGCGCTTCATGCCTATTGTTCTGCATTACGACGTATGA